A DNA window from Lachancea thermotolerans CBS 6340 chromosome G complete sequence contains the following coding sequences:
- the SDS3 gene encoding Sds3p (similar to uniprot|P40505 Saccharomyces cerevisiae YIL084C): MKVCSNRNRSRDAANEAGSGGSAVRGRSSPSLSEEQVTNSNTLPAISRKDKRRHNFESKVRKVSQNFSLDRDTHYRNRLTSLQTTLTTLHQGNSVQFLRKLRDLEEERDYELVRLRLFEEYRVNRSGIEFQEDIEKTKAEHEKVIKLCKEKLYESLESKMKKLQEERLLMDVANAHSYSMDYSRTKFQKTTRSATASAWDSSPNEFGKEISANESATDTGTERRSLRRRLATTAASRAMSDEQDAPSAKDSPAPLSYNSTSSESRFLQGISDSTDLQALLFGDKDREVKKTRATNRLSTKAAPPLQSLKPEEVTEDIALIRSLTGQPPAPFKNL, translated from the coding sequence ATGAAAGTATGTTCAAATCGCAATCGCTCTCGCGACGCTGCTAATGAAGCAGGGTCCGGCGGGAGCGCAGTGCGTGGAAGGAGTTCCCCATCGCTAAGCGAGGAGCAGGTCACTAACTCAAATACTTTACCAGCAATCTCGAGAAAAGACAAGAGGCGACACAACTTTGAGTCGAAAGTACGCAAGGTATCGCAGAACTTCTCGCTCGACCGCGACACGCACTACCGTAATCGGCTGACTTCCTTGCAAACCACACTCACCACGCTGCATCAGGGCAATAGCGTGCAGTTTCTTCGCAAGCTGCGGGACTTGGAAGAGGAACGCGACTACGAGCTCGTGCGGCTGCGGCTGTTCGAGGAGTACCGCGTCAACAGATCCGGCATCGAGTTCCAGGAGGACATCGAAAAGACCAAGGCTGAGCACGAGAAAGTAATCAAGCTTTGTAAGGAGAAGCTCTACGAGTCGTTAGAGAGTAAGATGAAAAAACTGCAGGAGGAGCGGTTGCTGATGGACGTGGCCAACGCACACTCCTACTCCATGGATTACTCGCGCACAAAGTTCCAGAAGACTACACGCAGTGCGACCGCGTCTGCGTGGGACTCATCGCCCAACGAGTTTGGCAAGGAGATCTCGGCCAATGAGAGCGCAACCGACACGGGCACGGAGCGCCGCTCGCTAAGGCGCCGTCTGGCGACCACCGCGGCGTCCCGCGCCATGAGCGACGAGCAAGACGCGCCCTCCGCGAAAGACTCGCCCGCCCCTCTCAGTTACAACAGTACTAGCTCTGAGTCCCGATTCTTGCAAGGCATCAGCGACTCCACAGATCTCCAGGCCCTGCTTTTCGGTGATAAGGATCGCGAGGTCAAAAAGACCCGCGCGACAAACCGCCTCTCCACGAAGGCCGCCCCGCCACTACAATCCCTGAAGCCGGAAGAGGTCACTGAAGATATCGCGCTTATAAGGTCGCTGACAGGCCAACCGCCTGCCCCATTCAAGAATTTGTGA
- the TRM12 gene encoding tRNA(Phe) (4-demethylwyosine(37)-C(7)) aminocarboxypropyltransferase (similar to uniprot|Q04235 Saccharomyces cerevisiae YML005W TRM12 Putative tRNA methyltransferase has a role in tRNA modification S-adenosylmethionine- dependent methyltransferase of the seven beta-strand family) yields the protein MGKVELLVAETSYLKLIKSSLEANGAFVKPIHFEDGCKIVRTAYDMDDARVQEILETYKGVKAREYTVQEAAIFDRVSRFTDEYLTKNGISAADRVELAAHIPLRYTLYHPVVLFNNSAERSFLHASWQNVLQKPENSQFFKLMLQELFPQYTHAATNMPIVEHDVMRRPFHLVPLEGCLFEGEACEQTWDEPTPRDFTRSVWCHVVQNGIHQFWSPVFTMFSRGNIKEKKRILDTYPDIGGRDIVDLYAGIGYFTLSYLKAGARRVFCFELNPWSTEGLRRGVAFNNFRGECHVFQESNVNCIARLAQFQNLEIRHINLGLLPSSAQGYPLALSLVRDRSALSLTTLHIHENVHLDSLTSGQFTEQTVNHLQEIEPLFQYRARHLEKIKTFAPDVWHVCLDVDVHVPGR from the coding sequence ATGGGCAAAGTAGAGCTTCTGGTGGCAGAAACGAGCTATTTGAAGCTGATCAAGTCGTCTTTAGAGGCCAATGGCGCATTCGTGAAACCTATCCACTTTGAGGATGGATGCAAGATCGTCAGGACTGCCTACGACATGGACGATGCGCGAGTACAAGAGATTCTGGAAACCTACAAAGGCGTGAAAGCCAGGGAGTACACAGTACAAGAAGCGGCCATTTTTGACCGTGTGTCTCGTTTTACAGACGAGTACCTAACAAAAAATGGAATTAGCGCTGCGGATCGGGTGGAACTTGCGGCACACATTCCGCTTCGCTACACGTTGTACCACCCTGTAGTACTGTTCAATAACTCTGCCGAGCGCAGCTTCCTCCATGCGAGCTGGCAGAATGTCCTGCAGAAGCCTGAGAACAGTCAATTTTTTAAGTTGATGTTGCAGGAGCTATTCCCCCAATACACGCATGCGGCCACGAATATGCCTATAGTGGAGCACGATGTAATGCGCCGCCCGTTCCACCTTGTACCGCTCGAAGGCTGCCTTTTCGAAGGAGAGGCCTGTGAACAAACCTGGGACGAGCCCACGCCGCGCGACTTTACCCGTTCTGTGTGGTGCCATGTGGTTCAAAACGGCATACACCAGTTCTGGTCGCCTGTGTTTACTATGTTCAGCCGCGGCAAcatcaaggagaaaaaaCGAATTCTGGACACATATCCAGACATCGGAGGCCGTGATATTGTTGACCTCTATGCCGGAATCGGCTACTTCACGCTAAGCTATCTAAAGGCTGGTGCCCGCCGTGTCTTCTGCTTTGAGCTGAATCCGTGGAGCACGGAGGGCCTCCGTCGTGGGGTTGCTTTCAATAACTTCCGTGGCGAATGCCATGTCTTCCAGGAGTCTAACGTGAACTGTATTGCCCGGTTGGCGCAGTTCCAGAATCTGGAAATACGTCACATAAACCTCGGGCTTTTACCGAGCAGTGCTCAGGGTTACCCGCTGGCACTTTCTCTTGTACGCGACCGAAGCGCGCTCTCTCTTACGACGCTGCATATCCACGAGAACGTGCATCTCGATAGCTTGACCTCAGGCCAGTTCACCGAGCAAACAGTAAATCaccttcaagaaatcgAGCCGCTCTTCCAGTACCGCGCGCgccatcttgaaaagattaAAACGTTCGCCCCAGATGTGTGGCATGTGTGCCTCGACGTTGACGTCCACGTTCCAGGTCGCTGA
- the CRZ1 gene encoding DNA-binding transcription factor CRZ1 (some similarities with uniprot|P53968 Saccharomyces cerevisiae YNL027W CRZ1 Transcription factor that activates transcription of genes involved in stress response nuclear localization is positively regulated by calcineurin-mediated dephosphorylation): protein MDFNQFMSYQEKSGEKSNTNSPKDTPQGGSGLFPGSGGREEPAQLTLNTGFNGWAGTSRHVSEAESIFLSPLSEDSPRGFPVGQRLATPTINIEQTQEPFDENDAMRAFVGNIQEPFDSLGLGFQNELQGAPSSFSPAHSMLSPHFNDDFVSTRSASVHSATSDSGRTAGAHRVDIALSPVASRLTTGDDELDEILSVRSGPDPFGDIDYPQESQSIPAQDVSSFLSPVDNMFGFGDSSAYSDPAPLPANFSRPQISVQEFQVITPAEMSKSPQVSASPSPSNSFQGGPSQQNTNLLSVERDDVAVTSDDEEVHDLMRQGRKVRRKSAQGFVRSPSRGRSLSVDEKARSLSENRERLLELAALKPSKSHNDRSEEQSDGYDFTEEDSLPMNVSGVTRRKSIQKNPAVYACELCDKKFTRPYNLKSHLRTHTDERPFACAICGKAFARQHDRKRHEDLHTGKKRYTCKGKLKDGTQWGCGKKFARSDALGRHFKTEGGKRCIAPLYEEVTREREAGRKPEIDLPIDI from the coding sequence ATGGACTTCAACCAGTTTATGAGTTACCAGGAGAAATCCGGAGAAAAATCGAATACAAACAGCCCGAAGGATACACCCCAAGGCGGGAGTGGCTTATTTCCCGGCTCAGGCGGGCGTGAGGAGCCAGCGCAGCTGACTCTTAACACCGGGTTCAACGGATGGGCTGGTACGTCCCGTCATGTCAGCGAAGCGGAGAGCATATTCTTGTCGCCGCTGAGTGAGGACTCGCCGCGGGGGTTTCCCGTAGGCCAGAGGCTTGCAACTCCGACTATCAACATCGAGCAGACGCAGGAGCCCTTCGATGAGAACGACGCGATGCGTGCATTTGTTGGAAATATACAGGAACCGTTCGACAGTCTGGGACTCGGGTTTCAAAACGAGCTGCAGGGAGCGCCCTCAAGCTTCAGCCCCGCCCATTCGATGCTGTCGCCGCATTTCAACGACGATTTTGTCTCTACTCGTTCAGCATCCGTACACTCCGCAACATCTGACAGTGGTCGCACTGCGGGTGCTCACCGCGTAGATATCGCACTGTCACCCGTGGCTTCGCGACTCACCACAGGGGATGATGAACTGGACGAGATTCTAAGCGTGCGATCAGGACCCGACCCCTTTGGCGATATAGATTATCCACAAGAATCCCAGAGCATCCCTGCACAGGACGTGAGCAGTTTCCTGAGCCCCGTGGACAACATGTTTGGGTTTGGTGATTCATCCGCGTACAGCGATCCTGCTCCGCTGCCCGCAAACTTTTCTAGGCCACAGATATCGGTCCAGGAGTTTCAAGTAATAACACCTGCTGAAATGTCCAAGAGCCCGCAGGTAAGCGCTTCACCATCGCCATCAAATTCTTTCCAGGGTGGGCCTTCGCAGCAGAATACAAATCTACTATCTGTGGAACGAGACGATGTTGCGGTCACTAGCGATGATGAGGAGGTTCACGACCTGATGCGGCAGGGACGCAAAGTTCGGCGCAAGTCTGCACAGGGGTTTGTGCGCTCCCCGTCTAGAGGACGAAGCTTATCTGTTGACGAGAAAGCCCGGTCACTCAGCGAAAACCGCGAGAGGCTATTAGAACTAGCTGCGCTtaagccttcaaaatccCACAACGACCGCTCTGAAGAGCAGTCTGATGGGTACGATTTCACGGAAGAGGACAGCTTACCAATGAACGTATCAGGAGTAACGAGGCGCAAGAGCATCCAGAAAAATCCAGCCGTCTATGCATGCGAGCTCTGTGACAAGAAATTTACAAGGCCCTATAATCTCAAGTCTCACCTGCGAACCCATACCGACGAGAGGCCTTTCGCTTGTGCCATTTGCgggaaagcttttgctcGTCAGCATGACCGCAAGCGACATGAAGACCTCCACACGGGAAAAAAGCGATACACATGCAAAGGCAAGCTGAAAGACGGTACGCAATGGGGTTGCGGTAAGAAATTTGCCCGAAGCGATGCTCTAGGGCGTCATTTCAAGACGGAGGGAGGTAAACGATGCATCGCTCCTCTCTACGAAGAAGTCACCAGGGAGCGAGAAGCTGGCCGTAAGCCTGAGATTGACCTGCCTATAGATATATGA
- the SAM50 gene encoding SAM complex subunit SAM50 (similar to uniprot|P53969 Saccharomyces cerevisiae YNL026W SAM50 Essential component of the Sorting and Assembly Machinery (SAM complex) of the mitochondrial outer membrane the authentic non-tagged protein was localized to the mitochondria), whose translation MNGPASDNEELETRILEASQRSSKLEEIDLEHQKVLQNQQLLYAKDLFSNKAHTPVHVSSVVVNNAECVRPSVLQNYLDQTITRATTFEHLCELSDILNMKLISNGLVENCTQTLDSRGVLHYELQDSDPKPSYATPHSTGHTVSVVDIVPIVNLQPLKKISAKTGTNIGNGEGDGYLQLQWRNALGGGEKFTFDATKGTKTHSSYLFDYSQPLSPWWLWDCSVYKNSRSLGNMELLMRGTRASVRSAFEKHKHLNYELGVESLWRSTQATSTHSSDSLLLLAGDEVKNSLSHSVFWDTRDRPIFPLAGSFYKLTNELSPSKYWKCFFEASKVKSWRKNDFFTASFTLKGGYINNFSASKPLHISDKFHNGGSNDVRSFQLMGLGPKDLHDSLGGDAFVSYGVSLFSRLPFKRWSDSNFRLHAFFNGARLINTNGDQLKNCISSLAREHSTSTGIGLVLGHPVARFELNFGIPLTAHTSDSARKGFQYGIGLSFL comes from the coding sequence ATGAATGGCCCTGCGAGCGATAACGAGGAGCTGGAGACACGAATCCTAGAAGCCTCTCAGagatcttcaaagcttgaagaaattgacctggaacatcaaaaagtgTTGCAAAACCAGCAACTTTTGTACGCCAAAGACTTGTTTTCCAATAAGGCACATACTCCTGTACATGTTTCCAGCGTTGTTGTCAATAATGCAGAATGTGTAAGGCCCTCTGTCCTCCAGAACTACCTAGATCAAACCATAACTCGCGCAACAACGTTCGAGCACCTTTGTGAGCTGTCGGATATTTTGAACATGAAACTCATTTCTAATGGCCTAGTAGAGAATTGCACTCAGACTTTAGACAGCCGCGGTGTACTACACTATGAGCTACAGGATTCTGATCCGAAACCCAGCTATGCGACGCCCCATAGCACTGGGCATACAGTGTCCGTTGTTGACATCGTGCCCATCGTCAATCTTCAACCGCTCAAAAAAATCTCAGCCAAGACAGGAACAAACATTGGAAATGGTGAGGGAGATGGGTACCTCCAGCTCCAGTGGCGAAATGCTTTGGGCGGAGGAGAGAAGTTCACTTTTGATGCTACAAAGGGCACTAAGACTCATTCTTCGTACCTTTTCGATTACTCTCAGCCTTTATCCCCCTGGTGGCTGTGGGATTGCTCTGTTTACAAAAACTCTAGGAGCTTGGGAAACATGGAACTTCTAATGAGAGGAACCCGTGCATCGGTGAGGTCAGCATTCGAGAAACATAAACACCTTAACTACGAGCTTGGTGTGGAGAGCCTATGGCGTAGCACCCAAGCCACTTCTACACACAGCTCTGActcgctgctgttgctAGCTGGCGATGAAGTCAAGAATTCTCTGTCGCATTCAGTTTTTTGGGATACTCGAGATAGGCCGATTTTCCCTCTAGCAGGTAGCTTCTACAAACTCACTAACGAACTAAGCCCCAGCAAGTATTGGAAatgtttttttgaagcatctAAGGTCAAAAGTTGGCGCAAGAATGATTTTTTTACAGCAAGCTTCACATTGAAAGGAGGGTACATTAACAACTTCTCGGCGTCAAAGCCGCTCCATATCAGCGACAAGTTTCACAATGGCGGAAGCAATGATGTTCGTAGCTTCCAATTGATGGGACTTGGTCCTAAGGACCTCCACGATTCTTTGGGTGGTGACGCTTTTGTATCTTACGGAGTGAGTCTCTTTAGCCGGCTTCCTTTTAAGCGTTGGTCAGACTCCAATTTTAGACTTCATGCATTCTTCAACGGCGCAAGACTGATCAACACAAACGGAGACCAACTGAAAAACTGCATCTCAAGCCTAGCACGCGAGCACTCCACCTCGACCGGGATTGGCTTAGTCCTCGGGCACCCTGTCGCAAGATTCGAGCTGAATTTTGGTATTCCTCTCACCGCACACACCAGCGACTCCGCGCGGAAAGGTTTTCAGTACGGAATCGGGCTATCGTTTCTGTGA
- the CAB2 gene encoding phosphopantothenate--cysteine ligase CAB2 (highly similar to uniprot|P40506 Saccharomyces cerevisiae YIL083C Homolog to human PPCS), whose product MPIHTSTTEVARAIDRSLNAELFPPAETADEEKFFLTNPRPEYLDDLTQQARDFIELQYSLGRSRIVLVTSGGTTVPLENNTVRFIDNFSAGTRGASSAEQFLRQGYAVIFLHREFSLTPFNRNFTHNSDVCFLDYFDNSGAVKPQFRQDLLSAKSLFERYMHEERRLLLLPFTTVNQYLWSLKSVAKLLDRKGSLFYLAAAVSDFFVPHSRLPEHKIQSQEVSQPSTLPNSTAHTSVDGKLIVDLDPVPKFLRRLVVSWAAQAMIVSFKLETDESILIKKATQALDRYNHQLVIGNLLQTRNKEVVFVSEQNRKGDWIRVPDDKQAIEELIIPQVISHHDKWIRDQTQ is encoded by the coding sequence ATGCCCATCCACACATCGACAACTGAGGTTGCGCGGGCGATAGACAGATCTCTCAATGCAGAGCTGTTTCCACCCGCAGAAACGGCAGACGAAGAGAAGTTCTTTCTCACGAACCCTCGACCAGAGTATCTCGACGACCTCACTCAGCAGGCGCGCGATTTCATTGAGCTGCAGTACTCTCTGGGGCGCTCGCGCATTGTACTTGTAACCTCAGGCGGCACCACCGTGCCCTTGGAGAACAACACGGTGCGCTTCATCGACAATTTTTCTGCGGGTACCAGGGGTGCGTCCAGCGCTGAGCAGTTCCTGCGCCAGGGATACGCGGTGATCTTCCTTCACCGGGAGTTTTCACTGACGCCGTTCAACCGCAACTTCACACACAATAGCGATGTTTGCTTTCTGGATTACTTCGATAATAGTGGTGCTGTAAAACCGCAGTTCAGACAGGATTTACTCTCGGCGAAGTCGCTTTTTGAACGCTATATGCACGAGGAAAGGCGGCTGCTACTACTGCCGTTTACCACCGTCAATCAGTACTTGTGGTCACTAAAATCCGTTGCTAAGCTGCTAGATCGCAAAGGCAGTCTTTTCTACCTGGCAGCTGCTGTAAGCGACTTTTTCGTCCCACACTCAAGGCTCCCCGAACACAAGATCCAGTCACAAGAAGTGAGCCAGCCATCCACTCTCCCCAACTCTACGGCTCACACTTCCGTAGATGGAAAGCTTATCGTTGACCTAGATCCAGTGCCAAAATTTTTGCGGAGACTGGTAGTATCCTGGGCAGCTCAGGCTATGATCGTATCTTTCAAGCTCGAGACGGACGAAAGCATCCTTATCAAAAAAGCGACACAAGCTCTCGACCGCTACAATCATCAACTGGTGATTGGAAATCTTTTGCAAACCAGAAACAAGGAGGTAGTGTTTGTTTCAGAACAAAATCGGAAAGGTGATTGGATTAGGGTACCGGACGACAAGCAGGCAATTGAGGAACTCATCATACCGCAAGTCATTAGCCATCACGATAAGTGGATTAGGGACCAGACGCAGTAG
- a CDS encoding KLTH0G10868p (similar to uniprot|P40309 Saccharomyces cerevisiae YJL094C KHA1 Putative K /H antiporter) gives MASSVGGVLSGVNPFHYNASAPYTLFLIQACIILVLSNGIHAVMSRMRQPKVISEVLAGVILGPTAFGQIPHYTETIFPKSSISGLTLVANLGIILFMFFLGLEVDNGFIRQNGRTALSIGLATLAVPFGFGCLFALPLYNNYMKSDDTPEVKFTVFMVFIAVSFAVTAFPVLCRILAELRLVKERVGVIVLTAGTMNDVVGWTLLALCIILSNSQSDPVNVVYILLCTAGWILLYVFPLRYALRWCLVKTNELKREKPSSLSTLCILVLAFLSAYFTDIIGVHPIFGAFIAGLIVPREEGYVIKLAERMEDIPNLVMIPIYFTIAGLNVNLTLLNKGRDWGFAIASIAIAVATKALSGALLSKFHGLFWRESFAVGVLMSCKGIVEIVVLSTGLNAGIISEKVYAMFIFMALISTFITTPLTVWILPESYRDKVEDILSEQRAKEHKECEVKGESTGAFSFPEKWPIQRIVVVLNDAESLAATLSVLQCIIGAHHNHFYTPSKECVTRIITKDEEAHTLCASPTIKHIENEADLVVKTLYLRQLTDRTTDVISTSSVENSKQLLASDSTLRTFKIFADLFSIRYDNETMFSNAREKVLNIASIPFSTSDILLFPLKGNLDVKEPWLSDGLGQKTSDIMQRLGSQNELPEDFVNKLATSVKTNVVLYFANQDQELTTEQTKESEQIILILPSSSLVSSDYLALFLTLIVYQGHRRNGKLAELFILCNQKNKDSRRILDQWFAAFEVSDARLQGIEVAGDLDCDDTEGESSLSKTSTASPKLMSLLSNDARTVVFVGDSEFYRKGKLNSCSLDLVSAASHFKADLVICNHPPSLTCCEQS, from the coding sequence ATGGCGTCTTCAGTTGGTGGTGTGCTTTCCGGAGTAAATCCGTTTCACTACAACGCTAGCGCTCCTTACACCCTTTTTTTAATACAGGCGTGCATTATCCTGGTGCTCTCGAATGGAATACATGCCGTTATGTCTAGGATGAGACAGCCGAAAGTAATTTCGGAGGTTCTCGCAGGAGTCATTCTGGGCCCAACCGCATTTGGCCAAATCCCACACTACACAGAAACCATCTTTCCCAAGAGCTCGATATCCGGGCTGACGCTGGTTGCCAACCTGGGTATCATCCTGTTCATGTTCTTCCTGGGCCTAGAGGTTGACAACGGGTTCATCAGGCAGAACGGGCGCACAGCATTGTCCATCGGGCTCGCAACGCTAGCGGTGCCGTTTGGGTTCGGGTGTTTGTTTGCGCTGCCGCTGTACAACAATTACATGAAGTCGGATGACACACCTGAAGTCAAGTTTACCGTTTTCATGGTTTTCATCGCGGTATCATTCGCCGTCACGGCATTTCCAGTTCTGTGTCGAATCTTGGCAGAGCTGAGGCTCGTAAAGGAGCGCGTGGGGGTCATTGTTCTGACCGCAGGAACCATGAATGACGTGGTAGGCTGGACCCTGTTAGCGCTGTGTATTATCCTGTCGAACTCGCAGTCGGACCCCGTTAATGTGGTTTACATTCTCCTGTGTACTGCGGGTTGGATATTACTTTATGTGTTCCCACTGCGCTACGCGCTCAGGTGGTGTCTTGTTAAGACCAATGAGCTAAAGAGGGAAAAGCCTTCCTCTCTGAGCACGCTCTGTATCCTGGTCCTGGCTTTTCTTAGTGCCTACTTCACAGATATCATCGGCGTGCATCCGATTTTCGGTGCTTTTATAGCAGGCCTTATTGTGCCCCGGGAGGAAGGCTACGTCATCAAGCTTGCCGAAAGAATGGAAGACATCCCAAACCTAGTGATGATTCCAATATACTTTACGATCGCAGGACTTAACGTCAACCTGACCTTGCTTAACAAAGGAAGAGACTGGGGGTTTGCAATCGCCAGTATCGCCATTGCTGTCGCGACGAAGGCGCTTTCCGGGGCATTACTCTCTAAGTTCCATGGGCTCTTCTGGAGAGAATCATTTGCAGTCGGCGTCTTGATGTCTTGCAAGGGTATTGTTGAAATTGTCGTTTTAAGTACTGGTTTGAATGCGGGAATCATTTCTGAGAAAGTTTATGCCATGTTTATATTCATGGCGCTGATTTCGACCTTCATAACCACACCCTTAACCGTTTGGATCTTGCCTGAATCCTACAGAGATAAAGTGGAGGACATTCTCAGCGAACAGAGAGCCAAAGAACATAAGGAGTGCGAAGTAAAAGGAGAGTCCACCGGAGCTTTTAGCTTTCCAGAGAAGTGGCCAATTCAACGCATTGTCGTTGTGCTTAATGACGCCGAGAGTTTGGCTGCAACTCTGTCAGTTCTGCAGTGTATCATCGGTGCACATCACAATCACTTTTATACGCCGTCCAAAGAGTGTGTGACGCGGATCATCACgaaggatgaagaagctcatacGTTGTGTGCGTCTCCGACTATAAAGCATATCGAGAACGAGGCCGATCTGGTTGTCAAAACGTTGTACCTCAGGCAGCTCACCGACCGTACCACGGACGTGATATCAACGTCTTCGGTCGAAAACTCAAAACAACTTTTAGCTAGTGACAGCACGCTcagaaccttcaaaattttcgctGACTTGTTTTCCATTAGATATGATAACGAAACAATGTTCTCTAATGCCAGAGAAAAGGTGCTGAATATTGCCAGTATCCCATTTTCTACCTCAGACATACTTTTGTTTCCACTAAAAGGGAACCTTGATGTGAAAGAGCCCTGGCTAAGCGATGGATTGGGCCAGAAGACGTCGGATATCATGCAACGTCTGGGTTCTCAAAATGAACTTCCTGAAGACTTCGTCAATAAATTGGCCACTTCGGTGAAAACTAACGTCGTTTTGTATTTTGCAAATCAAGATCAAGAGCTCACTACGGAACAAACGAAAGAGTCGGAACAAATTATATTGATTCTGCCAAGTTCGAGCCTTGTAAGTTCTGACTACCTTGCGTTGTTCTTGACGCTTATTGTTTATCAAGGGCATCGGAGAAATGGAAAGCTTGCGGAGCTTTTCATCCTTTGTAATCAGAAAAACAAAGACTCAAGGCGTATACTTGACCAATGGTTTGCGGCATTTGAAGTTAGCGATGCGCGCTTGCAGGGGATTGAAGTAGCTGGAGATTTGGATTGTGATGACACTGAAGGGGAGTCGTCCTTAAGTAAAACTTCAACGGCAAGCCCGAAACTGATGTCCCTGCTAAGCAATGACGCAAGAACCGTTGTTTTTGTGGGTGATTCTGAATTTTACAGAAAGGGTAAGCTCAATTCGTGCTCCCTAGACTTAGTGTCAGCTGCTTCACACTTTAAGGCAGACCTAGTTATCTGCAATCATCCGCCAAGCCTGACCTGCTGCGAGCAAAGTTGA